A genomic region of Arachis hypogaea cultivar Tifrunner chromosome 5, arahy.Tifrunner.gnm2.J5K5, whole genome shotgun sequence contains the following coding sequences:
- the LOC140173206 gene encoding uncharacterized protein — protein sequence MTVLDNYVQIEKPAIFDVCLFQNKLIEEELVYDTNELTHTNLYTEQKMTHEQMLVFDEILNAVNTDSGGFYFIYGHVKLRLYSHLVAERLIIGLIPITISDESTCNNKHGSLKSELLIQSSLIIWDEAPMLNKMGFEALDWTFRDLVSVIDQRKTHQPFGGKVVVQGGDFIQILPVIPKGNRHDIFSSAINSSHLWSFCKVLKLHTNMRLLMSLQNKMKVK from the exons ATGACTGTATTAGATAATTATGTGCAAATTGAAAAACCAGCCATATTCGATGTTTGCCTTTTTCAGAATAAGCTAATAGAAGAGGAGTTAGTATATGACACAAATGAGTTGACTCATACAAACTTATATACGGAACAAAAGATGACTCATGAGCAAATGTTAGTATTCGATGAGATACTCAATGCTGTTAATACAGACTCTGGTGGTTTTTACTTCATTTATGGACATG TAAAATTGCGTCTTTACTCCCACCTGGTAGCAGAACGGCTCATTATAGGTTTAATACCCATTACAATTAGTGATGAATCTACTTGCAACAATAAGCATGGCAGTTTGAAGTCTGAGCTGCTCATCCAAAGTAGTTTAATAATTTGGGATGAAGCTCCAATGCTCAATAAAATGGGATTTGAAGCACTTGATTGGACGTTTAGGGATCTTGTATCAGTTATTGATCAACGTAAGACACATCaaccatttggtggtaaggtTGTTGTTCAAGGAGGTGATTTCATACAGATACTTCCGGTGATTCCGAAAGGGAATAGACACGATATATTTTCATCAgctattaactcatcccatcTGTGGTCGTTTTGTAAAGTTCTGAAACTGCATACGAAcatgaggcttctaatgtctCTTCAGAAcaagatgaaggtgaaatga